In Micropterus dolomieu isolate WLL.071019.BEF.003 ecotype Adirondacks linkage group LG09, ASM2129224v1, whole genome shotgun sequence, the DNA window CAAAACCAGCTACTGTCCATACAGCCAATGGGACGACATGACATTGCAGGGTTCCTAGAACTAGTCCCCAAAGCGGAGTGAAAAATctgacaacactgacattaCTAACTGCTTCAGTTTTACAATTAAAGAAGATTTCTTGCGATGATATTTTCAATATGCGAGTTGATTTGAGTGACATAAAATGATCTCACCTGTAGTGGATCTGGATCTGAGATATCTTTGCACGGCAGTTTCAAGTGGCCCAGCCGGTTACACATCGACACCATGTTATAGGACATCTAAAAGGGGGTAAGGGGGTGAAGAAAGAAGGTTTTACAGTGTTCTGTATAGCAGACATCAGTGCAACTAACCACAATAGCGAAATGTTCTTAAAAGGTCCAAGTTGTAATTCCTGGCCACATCTCCAAACAAATATGGGGCAAGAAATATGTGATATACTCACTGCAGCGATGTCACTGTTCAAGACTGTGTACAGTTAGACCCGcatattaaactttgcaatgTCCTCAAAAATGTATAGAGAACTTTCCAAACTTCCCATCTCTTCCAGATCTCTTAACAGTGATGCCAAGTGGTTACAATACAGTGAGCGCTCCACATTTGGTGACTCAGCATACTACTGGGTCCATACAATCTCatcagttataaaaaaaaatacaaaaaactatTACTAACTAACATCAGGGCAAGAGTACACACAATTCAACCAAACAGCTGAAACTCTGAGAGCCAGTCAGAATAACACTGCTTTCTTCTAATCTGGCATTGTCTTTAGTTTCAGTCATAGCTCAGCTCCGGTTTAGCAAGTCCACAGTAGCAAGAAAACAGCCACATCAAACCATATATGGACACCTTTCGCAATGTTTTTCGGTGCGGTTTGTGTATCAGTTACACTAAGATATGATGTTGATGTTGCTCACCAGTTGAAACAATACGCGTTGAGTTTCTCTTTACTCGACAAGATCTGTCTGTAGTGGTGGAAAGCCACGCCAATACAAGATCTCTAATTTGCTACTTATTTTATGCTCATCTATatagcaaaatgtatttttaatttacatattCAAAAATGTGGACAACACAAAAAGATTCGACTGACGATCAAGAGTCAATTGATGTAGCCTGGATTTTAGTGCCATTCTGCATTAATACAATTACTACAGGCAAAATAATACATTCTGAACCCTGTacttctgctcctcctctacACATTTGAAATTTATGTAAATGTTCCGTACTTGTAtggcgcctttctagtctttgaccactcaaagcgcttttacactacatctgcattcaccagtcatacacattcatacacgcaaatcggggttcagtatcttgcccaaggacacttcgcaCTTCGTTCCCATTTTAGAAATCagttaaaacatgttaaaaacatgttttattttattttatttttcttcactGCAATCAGGCATATAGCTTGAAAATACGTACGTATTAACGTGTGGCTGATGCTGAGTACTTTCCACAGCACTGGACCCCGATGTCATAGAGAATTTCACATACGGATTAGACCACTACAGTGCATGAATAATAAGAATTAAAATAACACAGTGGAAATTAGGAGTATGGCAGCTATTTGCAATCAGATGGGAGTAATTTAACTTAGAACCACTTATTTTTTTTGTACCGTGCATCTGTGCTGATTCTAACACAGATGGTATGCATTTTAAATTCAcctaaagtaaaataaacatgCCTACCATTCTACTAATGGGAAGGTTTGTGAACATAATATAGTTTCATGAGGCCTGGGAAcaccacaaatgtgtaaataaaaccATTAACAATCACTGAAAGTGGTCAGCACTAATTTTATGTTCAAATGCGTGTAGAGGAACAAATGAAGTCTTCAAGTTCAACCAATGTTCCCTGGAAATCAGTAGGAGGGTTAAACCAGTAGGCAGTTTAAATACTGACTGGTGCGCCCTGGAATTCAGTCATGGAACACAAACTGCACCGTCCATGGTTTAAGTCTGGCCAGCTTTTCTTGCATGTCGTTCCTCATCACCCccctccctcatttcctgtcatatCTCTACTGCAGTGGTCAGCAATAGGTGGCCCAGCAATAATTTCTGGCCtgtggccagattgctttgatagcgggaaaaaataataataataaattgatagtggttggtgctgaaatagatctcagtcatgacagcaagagttactcacataatcacttcctctgaagtgattgtgcctccaaaatagcaacaatgcttcatgttgagttaATTGAGGACCTTTGAAAGAGCCTCTGGGTTACATGACACACCTCTGTAAAAGCAGTCAGTAAACGTgtttggattcccctgaatttcctcagggaaatgaaaattagtgtccataggtatgaatgcggatcaaacgccgggatGCACACGCACTACAGCACATGCTTTGTTGCGAGCATGTGAAAAAGTGTCTTAatcaattacaaaaaataagTCAGCTGGATTTTGGGATCGATCATACAATTCCTTCAACAGGAAAAAATCCCAAAAATAAACTAACAACTATAACTATACTAATAAAAAGTGTTGGTTTGGCAGACATATCCAGACTCACCTTCCATTTCCTTCTGGCGTTGAACTTCTTAAAGTTCTTCATATTGATTGAGGATCGATTCCTATTGTCCACCTGTTTGCGTGTGATGGGCTGAAAAGACGACAACATTTATACTCATTGAAAGTAGCCCAATAACATTTTGCAGCATGAAGCAGTAAACATCTAAAGCAGGTTTGTAGGCCTTAAAATGGTAGAAGACTTGTAGTAACCTTAATCCATGGGTGAAGCAGACACTCCTCGGCCGTCATCCTTTCACTGCAATACACGGAAATAATCAGAATCAGGGGAGTagtaataaataagtaataatatttatttaagtacatctgcactttttctgaaaaaaaTGCAGATGTAAGAAACATTCATAGAAAAACATGAGCACTTGGTACATTTCACATAAGAAGGATTGTTGTAAAAATAGGAAGAGATTGTTAATGGTCATTACTACAGGAAAGCAAATAATGGGTGAGCAGCTATATCATGATATCAGATGGGCCAGGAGGAGGCCGCTGTGTTGGAGCAAGAGCTCTAGGATATTTTCCCATGGAGTGATACTcaaatattcaaaaatataaatattctaTGTTTTATCAGCCCAGTGGTGGAACGAACTCCCACTAGAGGTCAGGAATTTAGAATCATCACCATGTTtcaacacaataacacaaaagacTCACCACTTTAACTGGACTGACATGTTGCTTAATCTGCACAATTTGttctattattaaaatatattattatgttGCCTGTGCTCTTGCATTGTGTTAACCCTACTGACTTATTACTTAAAACACAGATAAGACATTATACAGCTATaccatataataataataattataaaaacaataaaaacaattcagtcTGTCATGGCTTTTCCAGTCATTGTGATTACTGATAACAGTAGCTGTTCATGCTGTAGACTGTAAACTGTTCCACTTCAGCTTTATGTGCTAACTGTATGTGCCAGCAGGCTTATTGTTCTTGATGTCTTGCTCTTTAGCTTCTGTTTCCTATTTTTTGATGTTCCTGAGACATTGTTACCTGCCTGTTTTGGACCTTATCTGTTTATTGGACTTTTGATTTTTGTCTGCTCCCTGTCAGATGTGTTTGCCTGTTTGGACTGCCTTTTCTGGTTTTGTGCATTGGTCTGCCTCACCATCCCATATGCTTCTGTACCTTATTGTGTGCTAAAATAATTACTGCATCAGTTCTGCCTTAGAACAGCATTTTTGCATCTGCTTGTGGGTCCTTTCCCCTTTGTCCCATTTACTCTGCTAGCAGCAGCTGTGACAGTACAAACTGTCCAAATATGGAACCAGCAGATGAATGTTTTGAGGACaagttttattatattatcCTGTTGTTGGTTGTTGGAAGCAGGCCACCAGTAGGGAGTACAGAGAGGCAGCTCTGACTATGGCACGCAGGAAAATGTGGCCTCTAAGCCTTAGCTGAGGAATTTGATACCTGGGTGAGCAAACGACTTTCAACAATACCCCTGATTCTCAGCCTGCTGTCCGGCCTGCTAGCCTCTAGCTTGCTTTCCAACCAGCtaacttcccatgatgcactgcctctctgctcctctccctctcgATCTGTATGCATTCGTATTCcgttaatgcatgttactaactccacttcttccctctcccgttgtcttgtgctttctcgtccctctcctctctccttctgtccttttctgcaggtgtttccggctctggagctgtggagtctggatctgtggttgcgggctgcttgctgcccccatgttcctgcttgacacccgctgctacaattattattattattagtcctattatcattattattgctatcattattccttattacttttattgatatttgtatATGCATCTATATGTGGGTCTATATAAATattagagtacggtctagacctcaTGCTTGCATGGGGAAAGCCAgctgtcctcctcctttctGACTGGTATCTGTCCTATTGagtattgtactgtatatggagagtagtgttgtagtactcaagaccagtcttaagaccactttttgacggtcttggtctcgtctcggacttgacagcatttgtactcggtcttgtctcagactcagacattgaggactctttttcaagaccagtcaagaccatacctttgggaatataaataaattgcttgtgcattgtctgatttatttgttaacatcctaactttgagtggatgtaaaacgtactgcttcaaatgcaaccaataaccctaattaaaatgtgttgttacccgTCCCGGCGATGGcgatgcttatgttgatttcagctcttagtgtttgtatgtgggtgttttaatgggaatatggatctttcagatcagtttgagaagtacctatgatctcgttccacattttattgtgtgtcatgtaatgtggggaactggtcttgatcttgacttggtcttggtttgggcggtcttgattACAACACTAATGGAGAGACTGAAAATAAATTCTGCCTTGAACTTAGAACCTTTTAATTGATGTATTTCTAGATTGTTTAATATAAATCCCTTTTATATTTGACCTCTTAATtactttgtaaataatttttataGTTCCTGTTTTTATTGTCCAATTAAATATGAATTAATGGAATACTATTGAATTATACAACTATTTCCATGACACAGCCATGCTTTATGGGACCTGTGATTATGATATTCTTTTACTGTCGTACTTTGTAGTAAGTAAAGATATTAGTTATTAATAAATTTAGGGTTGggaaatactaaaaaaaaaagatacagtgAGGTCAGGAAGCAAGGCAACAGTAACATCCTGGTTTGCTACAGTGTGTGTAAAAAACCAGGGTGGTACTTTATGTACTGTTTAGgtactgttgttgttgctgtctaGTGTCATGGAAGCCCATATAGgctggtatatatatatatagtacacATCAGCAGTACGGTTCTCTTTGAGAAGAGAAAGGATTTTGGCTAAAACAGCAATTGCAGCAAAATATGTTCACAAAAAGTCTATTTCATTTGGCAAGCATAGAAAGTCACTAACACAGGCCCAGTTACAACTGTGTTTATGTACTATAGTACTTATATTACATACGCGGGATTTTTCACCAAGAGTTTCTGGATGAAGTCTTTGGCCATGGAGGTTGTCATGCTGAAATGCCGCGCATCAAACTCGTAGTTCATGGCAATGATGTTCCTCAAAGTCTCTTGATCGGTCTCACCTTGGAAGGGTGAAAAACCGCTCAATCTGAGGACAGAGTTCACAGCAAGAGTGAGACTACAATATGTCCACATCTCAACCCATATAGAcagatattttttgttattccATCTCTGATAAAAGCTCCAAATTTATAAAGCTAAAGGCCATAACACATATGATGGAAAAAATATCTATAAACTAGTAAGGCTTCCCTCCAACAGTCGACCAGCTTTTCATTGGTTGGTTTGTCACAGAAAAAAATCATCCCTCAAACTCCATTCAGGAGCTGCACCTTGTCTTAGGCCTGGGACGAAAGTATCAGGGTTTTTTACTTGGAACACGGAAGTCAGGAAGTCCAGTTCTCTTTATACATCCATGTGAGCATGGCATATCGTTCCAGTTGTAGATGTAGACAGTTATCAATAGTGACTTTCTGGCCGAACCTTCTACTCACCATAGTGCCTCAGGACACAAAATATACCATCATCATTGAGTGTGAAGCTGAAATTCATCCCGATCTATGAATTTGTATCATCTGTAGGCTAAGTATCAGTGAATGTGTAATTAATCATGCTAGCCTATCGCTGGTGCTAGCCAGGGTAAAgttgacagagacagaggaaggaTGACGTTATACTGTTGATGTTCAGTCTACTTGCTAGTTGTTCGACTCATTCAGAATCATTTCTGCTTGTAGTTAACAGGtgaaatgtataaatgtgtattGTATACTTATTATTACGGTTTGgtatttttctgttaaaaaagaATGATAACAAATGAAACCTTAACCCTTTTCTGATGCCCccaaaatttatatttaaacaatgAAATTAATATCATAAATGTGCGACGACTAGCTGACTAATGGCTTGAACTAACCACTAGGAAAGATCTTTGTTCAGGGGCAGCCCTATGAACTAGTGAGTGTAGACTGCTGTGGTTGAATTCACATAGTATGAAATAATTTCAGGCAGCAGATGTTTTCGTAAAACCTTCTGATGATTAAATGtgtacaaaaatatttaatgccTACAAGCAGACAAACACTTACAACTTACAGTATGTAGGTAATAACTCCGATGCTCctggaggagaaagaaacacaagacacaggCAGTTATGTGGTGTGGTTTACACTTTTTCACTTCTCTGTGGCAAGTATTTTACTTTCTGGACATTCCCTCAATCACTCAGCATGAATGTTACATTCAAAATCTGGATTATTCTGGTGCTctttcaaaatgtcaacagaCACAGAGTCCTGACATCTGAGATCTTGTGTAGTAAGTGGGGCTCAGAACAGGCCTGAACATGTCACTAACAGAAGAATTTACTCTCCCTCCTAAAGAGAAGGAGCTGTGAAGAGAAACTGAGAACAGTCTACAAATGCCGGCCGGCAGGTTCACACTCAGAACTCAGAATTTATTtttgcacacatatacactaaCTGTTGTAGATGTGAAAATGTGCCATCCACTGCCGAATACACTGTAAAAGTAATGCTCACCACATATCTGCTGCTGTGCTCAGAGGTTCACAGTTGATTGCCTCAGGggctgagagaaagagagtggggGTGGAGGTTAACTCTCATGACTTATACACTCTCAACACTGAACATCTCCTCATATTCTCCCTCACAGAACAATCCAGAATCTTAGAATATGCAAATAAGTGTCCATTCAAGTTTCCACATCATACTACATCATACTATACTGATACTATCATATCATGTAAGTTTCCCACTGGACCACGATTGGCTTGAACATACTAGTTGTAATGTTACAAAAGTATCGGATATGTACATGTCTTAAGTTGAGATTTAAACCTGCAATTAGTATTAGCGCTTTAACTATATATTTGCTATAAGACTTGCATACCTTTACCTTAGTAAGGCTCAGAATGCATAAACTTTACCTGTGGTGGAGTGAGGTTGGTATCAGTACTGTTGCTTAAGTAATGGGCCTGAAAACTACTTCTTCCACCTGTGGTTAACCCGCTGTCGAGTAATCAGATGAATTTGAATGATCTAGTCCTCTCTtgggattttttcccccaaagcGAAAGAATCACAGACTCGTAgttgctaactagctagctttCCACCATCTCTACTGTGAAGAGTATAAGATGCCGTAGTAACTTTACATGAACACaaactttgtatttattttctgtggcaCAACACAGCTTTCACTCACTATTCCACTGCAACCTGAGAGACGTAACTACCACTGAAAATAGTATGACTATATGTTCATCTGCTATATCGCACACTAATTAATATTAGAATATATTCAATATATAGCCCAGCCATAGTTGGTATAAGTGAGCCTTCCTGAGGGCTAAAAGATGGACCTTACAAATTACAACTAGAGTGAGCTGTACGTTGATGAACCTAATCAGGCCTATGATGCATTTTTGTTCCCATTCTTGGAGTTTTTATAAATACTGTCTTATTAGAAAGTGCTGGGTGAAGGATAAATAGAAAGAATGTTATAAATCTGACTTATACTAATTTTTTTTAGCTCTGATGCTACAGTGGACAGCATCAGAGTGCACTGTTGATGATTTCAATGACGCTTCTGGGGGTGCTGGCACTACCTTGGCCAGCAAAATTGTTGTATCTGATGATAAAAAGATTTGTTCAATAATCTGATTAAAAGTAATATCAGTTCGATGTTCCTTTGTGGGATAAACAAAGCGGATGCAATTGTAAATAACATCGACTTCACATCTTCCCTACTCTTGCTGCAACTTCACAGTAGTTACACATGCAACTCGTACTGCAGGTTTATGAATGACTTAATATGTCATAGACAAAATCTCACagatacattacatttatctgacgcttttatgcaaagcgacttacaattgctatatatgtcagaggtcacacacctctggagcaactaggggttaagtattttgctcagggacacaatggtggatgggtcacagtgggggattgaacccagatctctcacaccaaaggcaggcgtcttgtccactgcaccatcaccacttACGCCCCACAACATTACAGCATCTAAAAAACCAAGAcccaaataaaaacatcatgtCAAATGAAGGCCTATTCATCCTCACCAATGTACTGCGGGGTGCCACTTGTGCTCCTGTACTCCTCCCCCTGCTGAAAACGATGGGCCAGGCCAAAGTCGATGAGTTTAATTTTGGGGTGTGGTGACACTTTGTCTGACAGCATGACGTTCTCTGGCTGAATAGAGGGAATGATGTTGTTATGGTAGacacatatattttaatgtaatttacagCTAAGCAAGTTCACAGTTGTCAACAACAAACAGAGAAGTCATTAGGTCGGTGTACTGGTACCTTGAGGTCAAAGTGGGCAATGTTTTTGCTGTGCATGAAGGccagtccctccaggatctGCTTCATAAACTCAATAGCCTCACTCTCCACCAGGTTCTCCTTCTCAGCAATGAAGTCAAACAATTCCCCTCCGCTAACACTGAAATGTCAAACACAAGTGTGTTATAGTCAAGTGTTTCTCTTATTATGTCCACACCCTGTACATGCCATGGACAAGGCAGCAAAACACCTTGTGACTGTCCTGGAGTATGTCCTGGATCTTATAATTCTCCACCCCTTACACATGGTTAGTTTATTTTATATCTCGCTGCACACAACAATAACTGAAAAAATTCTTATCTTGTGTGCAtaagataaaaactaaactcATGAAACTGAAACAGTGTGTTTCACTGCTGTTAAAGcagaaaaacatcacaaaatagATATGGGGTAATTTAGAGCATCTTGGCATCTTCAGTATCCCATTCCACCTCTGCTTTCTAATGTTGATTGTCCTTGTGATTTCTTGTGAGAAGTCAGACCAagttcttttttcccccacacaaAGAAATCTGAAGCATCTGGGCTGCTCTCACTTGTCTTCTAACACCAGCACTCTTAGGTAGAATGAGAAGGTACTTCCAGTAAAGTAGGTACTTCCAAAGTAAGTGTGGCATACAATGATTTCAGTGATATATTCTCCTACATTCCACCGATACCCGatgacatattttttttatccaacAGTATGTAGGTAAATAGACACTGACAGATGACATGCTGCTTTTATTACTCCGCCTGTGTAGAAAAAATGTTGCAGACTATCCAAAAAGGATTGCCATATGCAGACGACAAGCCCTGTCTTTGTTACAGGGCTTTGGAAATTTATTTGATGTGAAACCGGTAGCTAATATCACCAGTAAGCTGGTGTCACTCACATTTCTAAACAGTtaagttaaagttaaatgttgtctgtgtgtttacattttggaaTCTACAAATATGATCTTTTTTCCAGTTCCACAGGCGATCAGTTTATCACTGCACTCACTCTCCACCAATGGTTGAATGCAGCTTTCCCTCTCAGCAGATACCAAGAAGGAGCGCTCTAAAAACTAGGACtacacaccaccaccacagaaTCTTTCCTTCTTAAAGAACCCACCCCCATTCCTAGCCGACACTTGAACCCCACTACACAGAGTGACCATGTGGCAGCCATCGCAGTTCTCTGATCTTCTCCATTCCCTTCACATTATACATATTGTACTCAAATACTGTTGCACACTATTACACACTTACACCGTGTATTTATCAAAACCGCAGATGCCCCTGGACTTATCTGACAACATCACTGCTATCTTTGCTGTTTGCACATATAACCCATCACACATTACCTCACTTCCTCTGTTAGTTGTACAGAGCTTAGTTGGAAAAGTtgcttttgtgtatttatatcATCATATGATTATAATATGGACAAGTGTTCTACTACACTTTTTCATCTTCTTTAGCTAACTGATCTTTTTCTAATGGATTTGCTCGGCTGTTCTGACACCTTCACCAAAACAGATTCTTTGTACACATGTACTTGGTGAATAAAGTCTGAAAGCTGATTCCTGCACGACAGTGAGCAGAGGACGTTACTGTACTGTTTGACTCAGCTGCTCCAAAACATGCATGGTTAACCAGCCTGGTTCTAGGACTAAGCATCATTAGATTAATTATGATGACAGTCAGGCAGTTCATCTCATCTTGGGCAACATCATCAGAACTAATTCATACATAAGTTTTATCTTCTGGAATCTGCTGGTGGGGAATAGATATTACAGCCGTCTAGTTCACTCAGTGACAG includes these proteins:
- the si:dkey-240h12.4 gene encoding death-associated protein kinase 2; this encodes MAVFKPENVEDFYEIGDVLGSGHFAQVRQVRERATGTCWAGKFLKIRKNACSRLGLDRNGVEREVEILQAVQHPNIVILKDLFESRAEVVLILELVSGGELFDFIAEKENLVESEAIEFMKQILEGLAFMHSKNIAHFDLKPENVMLSDKVSPHPKIKLIDFGLAHRFQQGEEYRSTSGTPQYIAPEAINCEPLSTAADMWSIGVITYILLSGFSPFQGETDQETLRNIIAMNYEFDARHFSMTTSMAKDFIQKLLVKNPAERMTAEECLLHPWIKPITRKQVDNRNRSSINMKNFKKFNARRKWKMSYNMVSMCNRLGHLKLPCKDISDPDPLQRQCESDVEDSESKPASLLRRRLSSSS